DNA from Pseudomonas mendocina:
GAGGGGCGTTTCAATCTTTCCGCCCTTGCCGTGCGTGAGCGCGCCATCACGTTGTTTCTCATCCTGTTGATCGCCGTGGCTGGAACACTGGCGTTCTTCCAGCTTGGCAGGGCGGAAGACCCACCGTTTACCGTCAAGCAGATGACCATCATCACGGCCTGGCCAGGCGCCACTGCCCAGGAGATGCAGGATCAGGTCGCCGAGCCGCTGGAAAAGCGCATGCAGGAGCTGCGCTGGTACGACCGCAGTGAAACCTACACCCGTGCAGGGCTGGCATTCACCATGGTGTCGTTGCTCGATAGCACGCCGCCGTCGCAGGTGCAGGAAGAGTTCTACCAGGCCCGCAAGAAACTGGGCGATGAAGCCAAGACGTTGCCGGCCGGCGTTATCGGGCCAATGATCAACGACGAGTTCTCCGATGTGACCTTCGCGGTGTATGCCTTGAAGGCCAAGGGTGAACCGCAGCGCCAACTGGTGCGTGACGCCGAGTCGCTGCGCCAGCGCCTCTTGCACGTGCCGGGGGTCAAGAAGGTCAACATCATCGGCGAACAGGCCGAGCGCATTTTCGTCTCCTTCTCCCATGACCGGTTGGCAACCCTGGGCGTAACGCCGCAGGACATCTTTGCCGCACTCAACAGCCAGAACGCGCTGACGCCTGCCGGTTCGGTGGAAACCAGCGGGCCGCAGGTGGTCATGCGCCTGGATGGCGCCTTCGACAAGCTGGTGAAGATCCGCGAAACCCCGATTGCCGTGCAAGGTCGCACGCTGAAGCTCTCTGACGTAGCGACGGTGGAACGCGGCTACGAAGACCCGGCCACCTTTCTGGTGCGCAATGGCGGTGAGCCTGCATTGCTGCTCGGTGTGGTGATGCGCGAGGGCTGGAACGGCCTCGATCTCGGCAGGGCGCTCGACGCCGAGACGGCGAGCATCAACGAAGAGATGCCGCTGGGCATGACGCTCGATAAAGTCACCGATCAGGCGGTCAACATCACCTCGTCCGTCGATGAGTTCATGGTCAAGTTCTTCGTCGCCTTGCTGGTGGTCATGCTGGTCTGTTTCATCAGCATGGGCTGGCGCGTTGGCGTCGTGGTCGCCGCTGCCGTACCTCTGACGCTGGCCATCGTCTTCGTGGTGATGGCCGCCACGGGCAAGAATTTCGACCGAATCACCCTCGGCTCACTGATTCTCGCCCTGGGCCTGTTGGTGGACGACGCCATCATCGCCATCGAAATGATGGTCGTGAAAATGGAGGAGGGCTACGACCGCTTCAAGGCATCGGCCTATGCCTGGAGCCACACCGCCGCGCCGATGCTTTCCGGCACCCTGGTCACCGCCATCGGTTTCATGCCCAACGGTTTCGCCCAGTCCACGGCGGGTGAATACACCAGCAACATGTTCTGGATCGTCGGCATTGCCCTGATCGCTTCATGGGTGGTAGCAGTGGCGTTTACGCCTTACCTGGGCGTGAAGTTGCTGCCCGATATCAAGCAGGTCGAAGGCGGCCACGCGGCGATTTACAACACCCGCCACTACAACCGTTTCCGCACGCTGCTGGTGCGGGTCATCGCCCTTAAATGGCTGGTGGCAGGCGCGGTCATCGTCTTGTTCGTGGTGGCCGTGCTCGGTATGGGGCTGGTGAAGAAACAGTTCTTTCCAACCTCTGATCGACCCGAGGTGCTGGTCGAACTGCAGATGCCTTACGGCACTTCCATCGAGCAGACCAACGCCACTGCCATCAAGGTCGAGTCGTGGCTGCGCGAACAGGAAGAAGCCAAGATCGTCACCTCCTACATCGGCCAGGGCCCACCGCGCTTCTTCCTGGCCATGGCGCCAGAACTGCCCGATCCGTCGTTCGCCAAGATCGTGGTGCTGACGGACAGCCAGGAGGCCCGCGAAGCCCTAAAGCTGCGCCTCCGAGAAGCGGCCTCCGAAGGGCTGGCGCCCGAAGCCAAGGTTCGCGTCACGCAACTGGTCTTCGGCCCGTACTCGCCGTACCCGGTGGCCTACCGGGTGATGGGGCCGGATCCCATGCAACTGCGTGAAATCGCCTCTCGCGTGCAGGACGTGTTGCAGGCCA
Protein-coding regions in this window:
- a CDS encoding efflux RND transporter permease subunit; this translates as MSEGRFNLSALAVRERAITLFLILLIAVAGTLAFFQLGRAEDPPFTVKQMTIITAWPGATAQEMQDQVAEPLEKRMQELRWYDRSETYTRAGLAFTMVSLLDSTPPSQVQEEFYQARKKLGDEAKTLPAGVIGPMINDEFSDVTFAVYALKAKGEPQRQLVRDAESLRQRLLHVPGVKKVNIIGEQAERIFVSFSHDRLATLGVTPQDIFAALNSQNALTPAGSVETSGPQVVMRLDGAFDKLVKIRETPIAVQGRTLKLSDVATVERGYEDPATFLVRNGGEPALLLGVVMREGWNGLDLGRALDAETASINEEMPLGMTLDKVTDQAVNITSSVDEFMVKFFVALLVVMLVCFISMGWRVGVVVAAAVPLTLAIVFVVMAATGKNFDRITLGSLILALGLLVDDAIIAIEMMVVKMEEGYDRFKASAYAWSHTAAPMLSGTLVTAIGFMPNGFAQSTAGEYTSNMFWIVGIALIASWVVAVAFTPYLGVKLLPDIKQVEGGHAAIYNTRHYNRFRTLLVRVIALKWLVAGAVIVLFVVAVLGMGLVKKQFFPTSDRPEVLVELQMPYGTSIEQTNATAIKVESWLREQEEAKIVTSYIGQGPPRFFLAMAPELPDPSFAKIVVLTDSQEAREALKLRLREAASEGLAPEAKVRVTQLVFGPYSPYPVAYRVMGPDPMQLREIASRVQDVLQASPMMRTVNADWGPLAPTLHFSLDQDRLQAVGLTSNAVAQQLQFLLSGVPITSVREDIRSVQVVGRAAGDIRLDPAKIEGFTLVGSSGQRIPLSQIGEVGVRMEDPILRRRDRTPTITVRGDIAEELQPPDVSVALWKDLQPIIETLPAGYRIEMAGSFEESGKASKAILPLLPIMIALTLLIIILQVRSISAMVMVFLTSPLGLIGVVPVLLLFQQPFGINALVGLIALSGILMRNTLILIGQIHHNENEGLAPFNAVVEATVQRARPVLLTALAAILAFIPLTHSVFWGTLAYTLIGGTFVGTIMTLVFLPAMYSIWFKIRPSERNDWSNSMAKA